A segment of the Acidobacteriota bacterium genome:
CGCGCAATGACCTGCGCCATGGTGAAGGTCTTGCCCGACCCCGTGACGCCGAGGAGCACCTGATGCGGATCTCCCCGGTCCAGCCCCTCCGCCAGCTCGTCGATGGCGCGCGCCTGGTCGCCGCGCAGCTCAAAGTCGGAGACCAGCGAGAAGCGGTCGTACTTCGAGGGCATGATAAACAACTGATCGTACCACAGAAGGGCTTGCTGCCGAGTAAGGGGGACAGTCACACTTTCCTAGAGGGCGCTGCTTCGGAAAGTGTGACTGTCCCCCTTATTCGGCGCGGTACGGCGCGTAGTAGCCGGGGCGCGTGCGCAGCCGGACGTTCTTCAGGTGCGGCCGCAGAAGCTTGATCTCGACCTTGCGCCAGGCCCCATCCGTCTTCGTGTTGGTCGAGAGGTACCCCAGGCTGTAGCGGGCTTCGATCTCCTCCGCGATGCGCGCGTACATCTCATCGAGCTGGTCGGCCGACGTCGGAAACAGCGCCATCCCGCCGGTGACGGCGGCGATGTCCTGCAGCCGCATGCGCTGATCCATCTTGACCGACGCCGACTGATTCTCGAGCAGCCCGACCGAAAACGCGGTCACGTCGGACGCACGCAACATCTCCAGCACGTCCCCGTACATGACGTTGCTGCGCGTGTCCCCGCCGTCGGTATAGATGACGAGCACTTTGTCGCCGTCCTGAGACGAGGCGCCGTCCAGATACACGCCAAGCGCATCGTACAACGCCGTGAACCCCTGCGGGTGGGTCGACCGGATGCGCTCGACGAGCCTCGGAAAATCGTTCTGGCCGTACCGCGCGACCCGCACCTCGGTGTCGAAGTCGACGAAGGTCACGTCGACCGCGTCAGGCATGCCGCGGAGGAACTTCACCGCGGCG
Coding sequences within it:
- a CDS encoding DEAD/DEAH box helicase family protein; amino-acid sequence: MPSKYDRFSLVSDFELRGDQARAIDELAEGLDRGDPHQVLLGVTGSGKTFTMAQVIAR
- a CDS encoding VWA domain-containing protein — protein: MGARTDRLTAVLAAATIGVAGSIGVETQSVRQPRVFRSGVDLVRFSVAVTDSKGKLVRGLAASDFTVLEDGRPQTITFFAAGDAGEAKPPMHVGLLFDTSESMIDDLRFSKNAAVKFLRGMPDAVDVTFVDFDTEVRVARYGQNDFPRLVERIRSTHPQGFTALYDALGVYLDGASSQDGDKVLVIYTDGGDTRSNVMYGDVLEMLRASDVTAFSVGLLENQSASVKMDQRMRLQDIAAVTGGMALFPTSADQLDEMYARIAEEIEARYSLGYLSTNTKTDGAWRKVEIKLLRPHLKNVRLRTRPGYYAPYRAE